In Neodiprion virginianus isolate iyNeoVirg1 chromosome 6, iyNeoVirg1.1, whole genome shotgun sequence, the genomic window CTTTAATAACAGAATCAACCGAATTTAAAAAGCTTACAATTGATACGGTTAACACGATTTTCTTCCCATTTCGAATCAGCATCAAGCTTACGATCCGTTTACAGACGACAAGCCCGTAGAAGAAGAGCGTAAGAGCGTCCGATTCGACTTGGAGAAAGAAGTAGACGTGAAATTCACGTATTCGGGATCAGAGGAGGAGTGGGACACGGAATCGGACGAGCCCAATATGCGAATATCGGCGACTGTGACGATGAAGAATCTCATGAGCTTCGAGGGTGAAGATTTGGATTTAGAAAAATCGGCGCCAACCGATGTTGGCTCGTGTATGCAAGGCGAGTCAGTCGGCGATAAGCTCCCGGATTTGGAAGAACCGAAGAAGGATAATTTGGGTGAAAAGTCTAAGATGATATCAAAGCAACCGAAGATCGTGGGAAAGAGATTTCTGGTCGAGAATGTAACAGAAAACGAGCACTTCAACCAAACGTCGAAAGACAAGTCGTGCAGCGATGCGACCGACGGCGGTGGCGACTACGTGCCAAGCAAGTTCGAGAACGTGAGGAATATCGACCTGCTCTCGAAGAGCGAAAATGAGAGCACGACGACCCTGAAGAGCACCGAGTCACGGTCCAGCATCCTCGACGAGATACGCAGGAGCAAGGAGATGATGCTTGAGTCGATGAAAAGGAGCGATATGCGGGCGAAGAACGAACTCCAGAAGGAGAAGGACGACGCCTATCACCTGATGAAGATCAAGCTCGACCTTGAGTCGGCGAGGAACCAGCGAGAGAAGGCGAGGGCCAGGAGCCAGAtgacgaagaattttcaagCGGTGAAATCGGCGGTAAGGAGAGAGCGTGAGAAGGAGATACAGGACCTGAAAGACGACTTCCAAATCAGGTACGAGGACACGAAGACAGAGTACGAGGCGATGTTCCTTGAGGAGAAAGGCTACCTCGAGGAGAACATTAAGGAGAGACTCGCCGAGCTCAGGGAGGATATGAAGCAGCGGGAACAGCTGGAGGTCCAGAACCTCGTCGCCGAGATGGACAAGACTCGAGTTGAGGAGCTGAACAACCTTCGTAGCGAGCTTGAGACCTGCTACGAAAAGGAGAAGCAGGAGATTCTGAAGAACTTGAGGGTTGAACTGGAGGAGAAGAAGCTGGAATTGCTCGAGCACAGAAATCGTGAGATCGAGAAGCTGAAGAGTGATTTCGAGAAGTCTTTGGAGGAGGAAAAGGCGTTGAAGCTCGTTGAACTCGATCTTGGAAAGCAGCACGCCGAGAAGGTCAAGGCCTTGAAGACCAAGCTGGAAAAGGAATTCGAAGACACTGTGATGGAGCTTCGTTTGCAGCAGAGGGAGAAGATATCCAAAGTAACCGAAGATCACGAGGTCAGCCTCGCCGAAATCTTACGGGATTTCAGAACGGAAGTAAGTTGTCACAgctttcaaaagttacaaaTGTGTAGAACtgattggaaatttttatcaatttaatcCACTGCTTAGAAGAATATTGTAACGGTGATCTgcaatcgtataatatttggaCTAGAAAATGTTTCTTCTATTCAATTTCGTCTCTGCATCACATTCACTTTTCAGTCCACTGGATTCTTTGATCcttattgtaattttaaatttgtttgTCCAGTTCACTACATTCCTTCAGTTACACAAGGTTCTAATATCAATTTAATATTGTGCCCACattatatttttgcaataGTTACAAGAGAATATAGTAAACGTGAAAACGTGGATTTGCTGGTTACAGCTagaaattcatatttattttgtaccgcgaactatatttttcggcTATGGTAAAAAACGTCATTGATAAGGACTGTACAGCAGCCGCAACTAGACATTTTTCCACAAATGGAATAAGGTTCGGTATTCCTTGAGACGGTAACCGGAAAAATGCAATTTCAGGAAGATCTTGCGCGGAAGGAGTACAAGCAACGTTTGGAAGAAGTACGAGCTTCGTTTTCTCGAGACATCGAGAAAGAGATGAAGAAGCAAAGCGAACGTTTAGTTCGTCCTGACTCGATggattatgagaaaattcgTTGCGAGAAACGGCTGGTTGAGGACAAGTATAAAACGCTCAAAGAAAAGTacctgaaattaaaaaatgacgtACGACTAGCCGTGGAGTCAAGAAGCAGGAGGAAAGAGGCGAATGCCACTGCGTCGGAAACCGAAAGATCGACTTCCGCGAGGACTAAAACGGAACGCACCGAGTCTGTTGATCAAAAGTGAGTTCTTGCCTCGGTTTTCTTCTGGAAATTTATCGAGATTATTCGCTGGAGATTAcatgaatttgtaaaaataacagAGGGTCCGGGATTTTCCAAGTTCTCATGACAATTATCCATACAGTTTTCACACAAATTAAATTACACGTTATCGTTGTTTTAGAACATTTTTCACGCCAAAAGCGAGTTCAGTGAATTCACGCGGCTGAGACATGATTCAGTAATATTTTGGGGTTGcgattcaagtattttttcaacctgCACCTGTACGAATGAACATCGTAGGGTAGTATAttctacttttattttctgcaCCGCCATGATTAgcgtgttttctttttactttacCTATTATCTCATCCCCATGCTGTTCGCCCTAATATCTGGCTATAGGCCTTAACTCAATATTGCAGAGCGCCGTTAAAAAAGACGCAATCCATAACAACGCTCTCGGAAAATGTAAGTCACAATGATAATGGCGCCGAGGAAAGTGACGGCCAGAAAATAGCGGGATTTTCAAAAACACCCAGTGCCCTGAAGCTCGCTCAGAGCAAATTAGAATCGGACGACACGACAACGGCGAGcgaacaaaattcaaatctattaaagaagaaaaagttatTTACAAAGAAGGCGGCTAGTACATCGAAGTTGAACAACAACGTCGAGAATCCCGTCGAAAACATCAGGAAACAGCTCGAGAAGTTGGAAGACCTGGGGGACCAATTGCCAAGCAACGAGAATGCTTACACTTTGAGATATCCGTTCCAAGACcaaggtatttttttttttaaatttttttctctacaattaattaaaacaaagaaaaaagtatcatTTCTATCACAACCGTTTGTTAGATTTCTAATGGGTTGCGCTTACAGTACAAATGAATGACGGATTATTTGAACGAAAACTTGATCtcagaaaaaaatctgtctcATGCCTTTAAATGTTGGAAACGTtatgcttaaaaaaaaattcccggCTGCGCCTGTAAGCCGCAAGTCTTATTTCAGCGCCGGCGAACGCTTCATCGGACATAGAATTCTTCAGGCATCGAATCCACGTCGAGAGAGATTCCGTGAGGCGAGCCAGAGAGGCACTTCACCAGCAGAGAAATCTATTCCAGGGAAGACAGAGGGCTTGGAAGCAACGAAGCGTCAGGGCGACACTGGAGCAGCTGGTACAGGTGAAATTCAGTTTCCAATGAGTCACAGCaaggaatttattttcaagtttatagAAGCACGTGATCTGAAAAAGACCAGTTCTGTTAATGGTTTAACGGATGAGCTccaaaattttagaattgcTATGAGATTTTAATTTCTCGAGAACAAGTCACCGGACTTCAATGAGTTTGGTCTCAATCGACGCGACTTTTCGAAACTTAGAATTGAAGAGATTTTGACTTTGATAGGTTCAGTACTTTTTGAGTTATTCAAATAACAAcattcgaaataataaattaatactGATGATACTTTGAGAATGTATGAATGCATTCGAATTAAAATGGTACCGTGAGGTTTTTTGgatcgctgatcacgaatccaaggtcagacttcaaaaatttgtaatggtGGATCCATTATAGTggttaaatataaaaaaaaatcgtcataatttcatgtaatatGGTACTTGGGAGATTTTAAATCCtaaatcacgaatctgaatttgtagttctaaattcgaattggataatgaaaaatttttttttctggattGCGAATCTGCAGTTGGTAAATCGGCGGTTCGAGGGCTAGCTCACGGCCAGCCTAAGTCAGCTTGCTCCAAGATAAATCGTAACTCAAAAagctttttgaaaaacaccaaGCTTTCACGTTATTTGAACCATCATCCGGGAGTCAGATACAATCAATTGAAACTGAGATGCAGACACTTGTTTcctaaaaaattatacaatagtTAAATTTTAACATCAATCGTTCGAAAAGTTGGGAGTCTCACCTGGCCTGCTTCTTCAACAGGAGGAACGTGAGTTATCGGACATGGAGGTTAGCTTGCACCGAACGCGGAGTCTCCTGGGGGAAAAGGTGATTCACTTGCGCCATCTAGAGCGATCCCTCGAGAGAGTCGCCAACGCGAAGAGGAACAAAAACGAACAAACGGCAAAGAGCGACGAGTTAACGCTGAGTGACATCTCGAGTGCGAGTAGCGGATTCAGTTCGACCGATTTAGAAACCGACACTTTTATCGGTCAGTAAATTGCTCACCAGGTTTGTAGTTTTGCGAATTATTTGGCACATGTGTGCATTCAATGGTTATAACCGTGCGTGCAGGAAAGTCGGAGCACTATCAAGAATCGACGGAGATCATAGCCAGCCTCGAGAATCTCAATTCTGAGATTCGTGAGATATGGGGTGTGCTCAACAAAAGACAGGACAACAGTGTGCCACCTCCACCAACACTGATGTACTCGGATCTGAGGTGGCTACCTTATCAGCAGCTCACCACTCAGGCCAACAATGTCCCAGGTAATTGTTTAGccgatttattattttgatagGATCATTCGTCTGTTTTAtatggaatttaaaaatttgtccgATATATGTTTCTGCTTTAAAGAGATTTACTGGCTAACGATCGACATTTCTTAATAATCTTATTACGAGATAGTCGTACATTgagtatttatgaaatttttataagtGAAAGCTAAAAATATTCCTTTGAAACTACAAAAACAGAATATTCTGGCATTATAAACAGAAGCTTTGGCATCGACACTTTACTATAAATcacgattcaaatttcaaacgaatctATTACAGATTTTCAACAACTCCGAAGCGTtttgaaacgaagcatcgataCCCGAGCTTATGTTTTTATAATTCCAGtatcttttatttatatatttctgaaaagatcttcgtagcttataaatatgataatttgataaatactcaacGCACGATCATTACGCAATATAATTAGTGTAAGGATCGATTTTACGCCGAccaatttcttcaaaaactGCCGCAATTAAATATGCATCGTTCGAAACTCTTCAATTACTTAAGCATCCTGAAGCAAATTCAACTATCGGTTTTCTTTTACGGAACTTCGTCAACGTAATGATACGAAAGTGAAATCTATTTGATTGAATCCTGAACACTTGCAttgatatttataattttgtaccaTATTCActcaaaataaaattgagatacATCAGAACATGGTTTTTTTCATACCATGCGTACAATATTCCATAAAATATTTCGTATCATTCACTCTCCCAGACTATAAGGAGAAGTTAAAATTctcataattatttataatgacaataataacaataatattcattaatcATTTCATATATATCTCTCCTTACATCCTATACAACATAaggataaataatttaaaaatatatgccACTCAGGTCTGACCCAGTAAGCCACCTTACTGGGGGCCACCTCCACAATGGCACATGGGTTTCCAACGTTTTTCACGAGCCTCGCGATTTTATTTATGAGCGCGTTGATATAATCCCGTCATTATATTCACAGTTGTTTATTATATCGCTATTGTGAAATTAGGGatctcaaatattttacagttaTGGTTCCCTGAGTAAAACTACATTTCTTCAACTGAAAATACTAATTTCGTACATTATTTATCACGGTATTCGAACTGCGATCAATAGTCTCCATAACATTACGTCTTTTTAATATCATACGGCGCACTGAAATGTATATagtaaaaacttttaaaaCAATATTACGTAGCTTTCGAGCCGAAAAATGTGTCTCATAGTCTTTTTATCTCTACAACTATTTGAATCTGAAACACTTTCACTATTCtacacaaaatgaaattcGAACGGGCATCAAACTACCGCCTCATTGTTAAACAACTACCAATCGTCACGTTCTACGTActcgattttaaaaaaatgtcggaGGCTGGTGATTTCGACCTAGCGATAAATGATAGAAACAATTCTTTGCAAGCTgcataatattaataaaaatcgtacatacaaattttcttctccttgGTCTTGTCTACTGTTTCACATAGCATTGAATTTGCGATACTCGAATACTGTATGAATCATTTTCACGATTATACAACATTTTTAACTTTCCAACAGCTTTTGGAACGCCGAACATCCAATCGAACATTTTGTCCCAGTTGACCGGTTCTCATCCACCAACGACTACAACCCAGAATATAATCGCTCAGTATGGGCCTACCAGCGGATATACGACCAGCGTTGGAAACGTCGAGAGGACGACGTCTAATCTCATGGAAAGAACCAGAAACCTAAGAGACTGGTTGCGGCAAGCGCGCGTTGAAAGTTCAGATCTAGTCAGCCCGGGTCAAGCAACCCTCTAGTTCTTATAAATTCTCGAAGGAAAGGGTATCAACTCATTTTCTACCCATTGCTCATCCGTTTGGTTCCAGTTCGTCAAAATTAGTGAAATTAATCTGGCAGCGTACGTTGACGATATTGAtccacttcttcttcttttatattAGATATCACTATTTATAATTCCTAATTGACGgacaaaaataatgaaaattgtcCGTAAAACGATATTAGTTTTGTAAATCGGAGCACAACAAAATGTGGTGATTTAAGCACAgctgtatttaaaaattactgaaaatcTTGAACTTCGGCAGAACAGCACAATGGAAATTCAAGAGACTAATGGTGAAAAACTTGAAGCCCAGAAGgctgaagaataaaattcaacgcAACTGAAGCATTTGTTACTGTGATGCGAAAtaacgtgagaaaaaaacatgGTGTTACTGAAATGTCGCTGTTTGAAAACTGGAACCAATCGAAGGTTAGAAAAGGTTCGGATTGGGGGATTCGTACAGagtaaaaacaatgaaaatcaGGATTTCCAAAATGTGTACGTGTGTTTTTTTCGTACCAATTGATCGTGAGAAACATTGTTCCCAGATGCTTCATCTTTTTATACGTTTGCATTCATTCGTATTctatttaattgtaaaaaaatattttctattttttgactttcgtAAATATTGACTCAACACGTTCTGACATTTCTACATTTTGATCATCTTTAGGTAAAGGTTagttaaatatttcaaatatcatcTTACAAATATCAAGCTTGTACGTTTTTATGTAATAACTCGTCCTTACACGTAGATACGAGCTATTCGGGTATTCAAATATCCGAATCACTCGAATTCCTTAGTTATGAAACTTGAACTCCGGATAGTTAGTATATTCAGGACAATTTCTCGGTATCCGGAACACAATACAAGTTCaagcaatttgaaaaatagttgtgtatttttgcaaataaGTTTTATAAGACTGTGAGTTAGCTATAACTAACACGCAGCTGTAATACTTATAGTGCAACTATACTAACAAGAACCCCGAGTGAAAAAGGATAATTTAAGTATAAATCCAAATAAGCAGAGTGCTTTAACTATTCGAATAGTTTGAATAGTTTGGATAGTGCAGCTACCCGGGTACTCGAGTACTTGAACTATCCGGATACCCTAAAAAGTTATGACTTCTTCATAAGTAAGTGTTCACGACCTGAAGCTCTTACGAAATAAGCACTTCAGAGTGACTCATACTCGACGTAAGATTATTATTCGAGCACCTATTTTGAGACCGCAACTCTGTTCGTTatgttttctgattttttcgAATCGGGATACATTTAGCTCGCGTAAATTTACGTTGACATCGTCAATACTCAAAGTCACCAAGTAGTCAAGACAAAGTTTATCCGCtactgtaatttttcatctctcaGTAAGAGAGCTGAGCTTCGTTAAGATTGGATGGAGAACCGGAACATTGAATAACGCGGCAAGTTTAAAAGGATGCTATGATCGCTTTTACCCActgagtgaaattttacttATTTCGACTATAGTCAAAGCCTATGAATCACTCATGCAAAAATCCCACAGTTTGCGTTTCTCCAGATGTATCGCcggaaaaatatcgaaaaaattttttggactCATGTGAGGATAACTCCAGAAAATGAATTCCTGAAACAAGTGGCAATTTGATtacaggaataaatttttggaattattgTTGCGTAAGACAAAACATTTTTGGACGCTTTTATTCGGCATTGCATGTACAATGGCATCATAATTGCTTTTTCGCTTCAGTGATGCGTAAGCCTGTTTAATTGACTCAATAAGTGAAATTATACTCGGTCAGTAAATACTGGCTGTACCATCCTCTCAAACGAttataaatgtgaattttaaACAGTAAAACTGTTTCTAGATGCAAAACCCGCAGACCGATTTGTTTCTGaagttcaattatttttctattgttcCTTAATTATTGCCGAGCAAATTGAAGACGAGATGAAGACTAATCCAGATATCTGAGGGATGGAAACGTCAAATTAAGAGAGGACGGTATTACCGTATAGTTCCCTTGAATTTCTGgtcaataatatataatacatgatTGCTTAACTTGGGGCATACATGGTCGTCAACATCGTGGAACGGGAAAACGCCAactcgtttatttattatgaaaaattaatcaaggCCAGTTGTagctgtatacatatacatatgtactgcggtaatatacatttttcaaataattaggAGCTGCAGACTTATATGGAGAAAACTTTCTGCcaaagaaatcattttaaaatataaGCTTGGTAGgtaaatttttctgattttttacctacGTATCCGCTTAccattataaaaaaaaatttttttttttttcgcgaatATCGTTGGTTTCAATTTCCATTGTGAATCTTggatgtatattgtataattctTCTGTTATTATTGATTGTCTTCTagtttttttcgaaataaaggAAACTTACGTATGTAACtttatgaatttaaaaaatggtacagaaatttaaatgaataaaagcAGAAATACgttgataaaatgaaaagagaTTACAAGGAAGATGATTTagtgttttaattttattctttagAGAAATGCCgaacatattttttccaaacatattttttattgcttattaCCGCCGTTATATAGCAATTAGGATAGCCATTGATCAGACGAAAAAATCGCACAAATAGTAAAACTGGCGCCATTTCGTGAATACGTATACAacacgtattatacgtatataaaataGGTATAAATAAGCATAAATCAATAGCGTCGATCGTTCACAGCACTAAAATACTTCCCAATTCCTACCTCTTTGCTTGTTGCAAATAACATATTAATAATCAtaatgatattaaaaaaataacaacaacaataataataataataatagtaataatactTACTTCAAAACTGAATTCTCAATTAAAACCG contains:
- the LOC124307321 gene encoding centrosomal protein of 164 kDa-like isoform X4, with the translated sequence MSVSQEIAATVVCREVFDESSHPSHEEVVDYATRLGIDPEAEPHLLGLAKDGLMAALPKGWSPCFHEATGAWYYYQASTGTTTWEHPLDSVYKELVENARKGNRQPSIDEDSKATTKDLESQEDVTSPKEIAKTLSRPKLPAKLVPLRKSKTEIVGARRNEFKAEKTQPRKENDTVKLDNSFSSSSDRASRDYTNLRFQDPNFYESPKLLEVLKASEESEESKVRGKELDLQEVLKRSESLSPRYEQEWEQLSSKFGSEENIIDIDKLSINSLNKSDAVVEKSEEEKQQARQSSRIKELTLSGGGSMFLKSNRSRDANACGSLDEDVQNDFYGVLRLEDKNTSSVGDRPKSILREKNSEDDDKPVEEERKSVRFDLEKEVDVKFTYSGSEEEWDTESDEPNMRISATVTMKNLMSFEGEDLDLEKSAPTDVGSCMQGESVGDKLPDLEEPKKDNLGEKSKMISKQPKIVGKRFLVENVTENEHFNQTSKDKSCSDATDGGGDYVPSKFENVRNIDLLSKSENESTTTLKSTESRSSILDEIRRSKEMMLESMKRSDMRAKNELQKEKDDAYHLMKIKLDLESARNQREKARARSQMTKNFQAVKSAVRREREKEIQDLKDDFQIRYEDTKTEYEAMFLEEKGYLEENIKERLAELREDMKQREQLEVQNLVAEMDKTRVEELNNLRSELETCYEKEKQEILKNLRVELEEKKLELLEHRNREIEKLKSDFEKSLEEEKALKLVELDLGKQHAEKVKALKTKLEKEFEDTVMELRLQQREKISKVTEDHEVSLAEILRDFRTEEDLARKEYKQRLEEVRASFSRDIEKEMKKQSERLVRPDSMDYEKIRCEKRLVEDKYKTLKEKYLKLKNDVRLAVESRSRRKEANATASETERSTSARTKTERTESVDQKAPLKKTQSITTLSENVSHNDNGAEESDGQKIAGFSKTPSALKLAQSKLESDDTTTASEQNSNLLKKKKLFTKKAASTSKLNNNVENPVENIRKQLEKLEDLGDQLPSNENAYTLRYPFQDQAASLISAPANASSDIEFFRHRIHVERDSVRRAREALHQQRNLFQGRQRAWKQRSVRATLEQLVQEERELSDMEVSLHRTRSLLGEKVIHLRHLERSLERVANAKRNKNEQTAKSDELTLSDISSASSGFSSTDLETDTFIGKSEHYQESTEIIASLENLNSEIREIWGVLNKRQDNSVPPPPTLMYSDLRWLPYQQLTTQANNVPDFQQLRSVLKRSIDTRAYVFIIPVSFIYIFLKRSS
- the LOC124307321 gene encoding centrosomal protein of 164 kDa-like isoform X2 — its product is MSVSQEIAATVVCREVFDESSHPSHEEVVDYATRLGIDPEAEPHLLGLAKDGLMAALPKGWSPCFHEATGAWYYYQASTGTTTWEHPLDSVYKELVENARKGNRQPSIDEDSKATTKDLESQEDVTSPKEIAKTLSRPKLPAKLVPLRKSKTEIVGARRNEFKAEKTQPRKENDTVKLDNSFSSSSDRASRDYTNLRFQDPNFYESPKLLEVLKASEESEESKVRGKELDLQEVLKRSESLSPRYEQEWEQLSSKFGSEENIIDIDKLSINSLNKSDAVVEKSEEEKQQARQSSRIKELTLSGGGSMFLKSNRSRDANACGSLDEDVQNDFYGVLRLEDKNTSSVGDRPKSILREKNSEDDDKPVEEERKSVRFDLEKEVDVKFTYSGSEEEWDTESDEPNMRISATVTMKNLMSFEGEDLDLEKSAPTDVGSCMQGESVGDKLPDLEEPKKDNLGEKSKMISKQPKIVGKRFLVENVTENEHFNQTSKDKSCSDATDGGGDYVPSKFENVRNIDLLSKSENESTTTLKSTESRSSILDEIRRSKEMMLESMKRSDMRAKNELQKEKDDAYHLMKIKLDLESARNQREKARARSQMTKNFQAVKSAVRREREKEIQDLKDDFQIRYEDTKTEYEAMFLEEKGYLEENIKERLAELREDMKQREQLEVQNLVAEMDKTRVEELNNLRSELETCYEKEKQEILKNLRVELEEKKLELLEHRNREIEKLKSDFEKSLEEEKALKLVELDLGKQHAEKVKALKTKLEKEFEDTVMELRLQQREKISKVTEDHEVSLAEILRDFRTEEDLARKEYKQRLEEVRASFSRDIEKEMKKQSERLVRPDSMDYEKIRCEKRLVEDKYKTLKEKYLKLKNDVRLAVESRSRRKEANATASETERSTSARTKTERTESVDQKAPLKKTQSITTLSENVSHNDNGAEESDGQKIAGFSKTPSALKLAQSKLESDDTTTASEQNSNLLKKKKLFTKKAASTSKLNNNVENPVENIRKQLEKLEDLGDQLPSNENAYTLRYPFQDQAASLISAPANASSDIEFFRHRIHVERDSVRRAREALHQQRNLFQGRQRAWKQRSVRATLEQLEERELSDMEVSLHRTRSLLGEKVIHLRHLERSLERVANAKRNKNEQTAKSDELTLSDISSASSGFSSTDLETDTFIGKSEHYQESTEIIASLENLNSEIREIWGVLNKRQDNSVPPPPTLMYSDLRWLPYQQLTTQANNVPAFGTPNIQSNILSQLTGSHPPTTTTQNIIAQYGPTSGYTTSVGNVERTTSNLMERTRNLRDWLRQARVESSDLVSPGQATL
- the LOC124307321 gene encoding centrosomal protein of 164 kDa-like isoform X1, producing the protein MSVSQEIAATVVCREVFDESSHPSHEEVVDYATRLGIDPEAEPHLLGLAKDGLMAALPKGWSPCFHEATGAWYYYQASTGTTTWEHPLDSVYKELVENARKGNRQPSIDEDSKATTKDLESQEDVTSPKEIAKTLSRPKLPAKLVPLRKSKTEIVGARRNEFKAEKTQPRKENDTVKLDNSFSSSSDRASRDYTNLRFQDPNFYESPKLLEVLKASEESEESKVRGKELDLQEVLKRSESLSPRYEQEWEQLSSKFGSEENIIDIDKLSINSLNKSDAVVEKSEEEKQQARQSSRIKELTLSGGGSMFLKSNRSRDANACGSLDEDVQNDFYGVLRLEDKNTSSVGDRPKSILREKNSEDDDKPVEEERKSVRFDLEKEVDVKFTYSGSEEEWDTESDEPNMRISATVTMKNLMSFEGEDLDLEKSAPTDVGSCMQGESVGDKLPDLEEPKKDNLGEKSKMISKQPKIVGKRFLVENVTENEHFNQTSKDKSCSDATDGGGDYVPSKFENVRNIDLLSKSENESTTTLKSTESRSSILDEIRRSKEMMLESMKRSDMRAKNELQKEKDDAYHLMKIKLDLESARNQREKARARSQMTKNFQAVKSAVRREREKEIQDLKDDFQIRYEDTKTEYEAMFLEEKGYLEENIKERLAELREDMKQREQLEVQNLVAEMDKTRVEELNNLRSELETCYEKEKQEILKNLRVELEEKKLELLEHRNREIEKLKSDFEKSLEEEKALKLVELDLGKQHAEKVKALKTKLEKEFEDTVMELRLQQREKISKVTEDHEVSLAEILRDFRTEEDLARKEYKQRLEEVRASFSRDIEKEMKKQSERLVRPDSMDYEKIRCEKRLVEDKYKTLKEKYLKLKNDVRLAVESRSRRKEANATASETERSTSARTKTERTESVDQKAPLKKTQSITTLSENVSHNDNGAEESDGQKIAGFSKTPSALKLAQSKLESDDTTTASEQNSNLLKKKKLFTKKAASTSKLNNNVENPVENIRKQLEKLEDLGDQLPSNENAYTLRYPFQDQAASLISAPANASSDIEFFRHRIHVERDSVRRAREALHQQRNLFQGRQRAWKQRSVRATLEQLVQEERELSDMEVSLHRTRSLLGEKVIHLRHLERSLERVANAKRNKNEQTAKSDELTLSDISSASSGFSSTDLETDTFIGKSEHYQESTEIIASLENLNSEIREIWGVLNKRQDNSVPPPPTLMYSDLRWLPYQQLTTQANNVPAFGTPNIQSNILSQLTGSHPPTTTTQNIIAQYGPTSGYTTSVGNVERTTSNLMERTRNLRDWLRQARVESSDLVSPGQATL
- the LOC124307321 gene encoding centrosomal protein of 164 kDa-like isoform X3, which gives rise to MSVSQEIAATVVCREVFDESSHPSHEEVVDYATRLGIDPEAEPHLLGLAKDGLMAALPKGWSPCFHEATGAWYYYQASTGTTTWEHPLDSVYKELVENARKGNRQPSIDEDSKATTKDLESQEDVTSPKEIAKTLSRPKLPAKLVPLRKSKTEIVGARRNEFKAEKTQPRKENDTVKLDNSFSSSSDRASRDYTNLRFQDPNFYESPKLLEVLKASEESEESKVRGKELDLQEVLKRSESLSPRYEQEWEQLSSKFGSEENIIDIDKLSINSLNKSDAVVEKSEEEKQQARQSSRIKELTLSGGGSMFLKSNRSRDANACGSLDEDVQNDFYGVLRLEDKNTSSVGDRPKSILREKNSEDDDKPVEEERKSVRFDLEKEVDVKFTYSGSEEEWDTESDEPNMRISATVTMKNLMSFEGEDLDLEKSAPTDVGSCMQGESVGDKLPDLEEPKKDNLGEKSKMISKQPKIVGKRFLVENVTENEHFNQTSKDKSCSDATDGGGDYVPSKFENVRNIDLLSKSENESTTTLKSTESRSSILDEIRRSKEMMLESMKRSDMRAKNELQKEKDDAYHLMKIKLDLESARNQREKARARSQMTKNFQAVKSAVRREREKEIQDLKDDFQIRYEDTKTEYEAMFLEEKGYLEENIKERLAELREDMKQREQLEVQNLVAEMDKTRVEELNNLRSELETCYEKEKQEILKNLRVELEEKKLELLEHRNREIEKLKSDFEKSLEEEKALKLVELDLGKQHAEKVKALKTKLEKEFEDTVMELRLQQREKISKVTEDHEVSLAEILRDFRTEEDLARKEYKQRLEEVRASFSRDIEKEMKKQSERLVRPDSMDYEKIRCEKRLVEDKYKTLKEKYLKLKNDVRLAVESRSRRKEANATASETERSTSARTKTERTESVDQKAPLKKTQSITTLSENVSHNDNGAEESDGQKIAGFSKTPSALKLAQSKLESDDTTTASEQNSNLLKKKKLFTKKAASTSKLNNNVENPVENIRKQLEKLEDLGDQLPSNENAYTLRYPFQDQAPANASSDIEFFRHRIHVERDSVRRAREALHQQRNLFQGRQRAWKQRSVRATLEQLVQEERELSDMEVSLHRTRSLLGEKVIHLRHLERSLERVANAKRNKNEQTAKSDELTLSDISSASSGFSSTDLETDTFIGKSEHYQESTEIIASLENLNSEIREIWGVLNKRQDNSVPPPPTLMYSDLRWLPYQQLTTQANNVPAFGTPNIQSNILSQLTGSHPPTTTTQNIIAQYGPTSGYTTSVGNVERTTSNLMERTRNLRDWLRQARVESSDLVSPGQATL